One segment of Cyprinus carpio isolate SPL01 chromosome B20, ASM1834038v1, whole genome shotgun sequence DNA contains the following:
- the LOC109064665 gene encoding endothelin-1-like codes for MFCASLERSIMDFSFLFLISVVVFILGQQVPGSHANRSPSVNATPHTHRRERRCSCENLKDKECVYFCHIGIVWVDTPSQVIPYGVGSLQMRLRRDVERCQCTDKRDKKCVQFCSYLDLQQEDENASGRRYHSRNYKERYKSKFPRRLRNHKPMQTT; via the exons ATGTTCTGCGCATCTTTGGAAAGAAGCATTATGGATTTTTCCTTCTTATTCTTAATAAGTGTGGTTGTTTTCATATTGGGACAACAAG TCCCAGGGTCCCATGCGAACAGAAGTCCATCTGTGAATGCTACTCCACACACTCACCGTCGTGAAAGACGCTGCTCCTGTGAAAACCTGAAGGACAAAGAATGTGTGTACTTTTGCCACATAGGAATCGTATGGGTCGATACGCCCAG TCAGGTCATTCCCTATGGTGTGGGTTCACTCCAAATGCGTCTCAGACGAGATGTGGAACGATGCCAGTGCACAGACAAAAGAGATAAAAAGTGTGTGCAGTTTTGCTCTTACTTGGATCTCCAGCAAGA AGATGAAAATGCCTCAGGCAGAAGGTACCATTCCAGAAACTACAAAGAACGATACAAGTCTAAATTCCCCCGGAGACTGAGGAATCACAAACCAATGCAAACAACCTGA